A region of the Epinephelus fuscoguttatus linkage group LG13, E.fuscoguttatus.final_Chr_v1 genome:
TGGTCATTAATTTCATTCCAAGTGgcaaaaaaagtcttaaaaattcTTAAATCCCACTTTccttaagctgtaggaacccCAGACTAAGCTTGTTTCCCGAAATGTCAAGCTATTCCTTTACCTTGCATCTGCCTGAATTAATTATGCAAATGTTTTGTATCAAATAAATAGAGTCAGAAATCTGGAAATAAAATGGGAGTTTGTGAAAAGTTTATTGTGGCAGATGGTACAATAAGTTAAGACCTAGGGATGGGTTGGGTGAGGAGTGTATTCATTTTGATGGCCAGTCCTGGGCCAAACCAGTCACTTCACCGGCAGATAGAGAGCCAGCCAGACCGCAAAGTGACGGGAGGGGGTGGTCATCGTTATCCCACCTTCCCCTCCATCACTGTTCCACTTTGAAAACCAGTGATGATAGAAATCCCCAATGAGACAAGGGGGGACTTGGCTGAAGATGAGGAGAGAAACCTCTCATGGGAAATCAGGACGGCTTCCGgaacagcaggaggaggaggaggagaaaaaaaaagcaccagttggacaaaaggaaaaaaaaaacgtgtagaacaaaacaaaagaagggTTCAGGAAATATGACATCTCATAGTCCTTTGTTCCCCCTGCTTCCTCAGATGGTACAGGAAACAGTGAGTAGATGTCGCGACACCATGGGGTCTGCACATATACGATGCTCACCACCGCAGTGACAGGGTCCTTACACCGACATGATGTGCTTGACAAAGGCTGGGGGTGACGACCAGGGCAGcacagagaggacagaagagagggagaggaaaagaaTGAGTAAACTATCCAATAAAATCAGTTTAAGAAAATCAGTTGTAGTTGCTATAGCTGAAATGTATGCACCATACAAAATACTGCATATTCACTTTATTGGAATATCTCTGTAAAGTGGAGGATGACGTCACACTTTCTAgattaaaggggcagttcacacCAAAGTCAAAAATACTTATGTTTCCTCGTACCTGTGGTGCAATTTGTCAGTAAAGATTGTTTTCATGTGAGGAGTCGAGTGTGGGAGATATTGACTGTAGAGTTACACACTTAACAAACGATGTGAAATCTAAAAAAGTTATAGCAGCATGTATTATTAGTCATAATGTCATAATTTGTGGCTCACCCTCATAGTTGACACAGCCGTTCTCATCCTCCTGTCCTGCCATGAGAGCATCAATCTCAGCCTCAGTCATCTTCTCTCCTGTAGGGGGAGGCAGAGGATAACCAGcattaataacacacacacacacacatacacacacacacatatgcagagagacagacgaCTGCCCTTGACCTAACTCACCCAGTGTTGACAGCACAATACGCAGCTCAGCACCCATCACTGTGCCGTTGCCCTCCTTGTCGAAGACGCGCAGACCCTCAACGTAGTCCTCGTATCCGGCCTTGTTTGGGCTGTTGATGATGGTCTGGAGCATGGGGAGGAAAGCCTCGAACTCTACTCTCTTGTTGGCCATCTCTGCATGATGGGAGACAGTGATGACAGTCAGTTACGTCCAAGGAGTGAACAAGCCCGGCAGGTCACAGACAACAGGCCCCACACAGACAAAATCCTTGTCAGCACATTTTCAACATCCGTTATTTATCTCCACCTTTCTACTACAGGTGCTTCTCCTCTACAGGTGTTGTGACAGTTTGGacagatgcttttttttctactttatttttcatttataatCTTATTTGGTAGTTTTGAGTGTGTCACAGGGCAGAGTGAGGCACAGTTCTGGTTCTGTCAGTGATGCATGGTGGAGATTCATGGAGCTATTTTGGTTTAAAGGTTACAGAGATTTACACCTGCATCATCGCCCGTGTGCACAGACCAGACCAGAGGCGTATGTCAAAAATACAGCTATGTGCTTTTTTTAGGATTTTACCAAGCAATATGTGTGATTAAAAATCTGAGGAGGAACACCAGACCAGTTCTTTAATGGAATAAAAACATCGTTGCACTGACCTCTAAGGGTTCATAGATTCAAATTTGTTGTATGTCTGACCTCATTCACCATCCTAGTAGAGTGTGCACAGGTGGGTCAGTGTATGCAAAAAGGTGCAGCACAAACAGCCTGTGAGTAttttatctgtatttgttttatttctgacaGATCTGCTCAATATCTTTTCTTTATAACCATAAAAACTGATTTCAAAGCAAAGAAAACAGCTGATTTTGTTGAACATGACTGATTCCAGCCACAAAAGCAGTCCCTAGATAATTTCTTCTTCCTAATCCATACCTACTTTAACGTTACACCATGTGCCTCTTtaataaatgaaacacaaaaattGTCACAACACCATGAATGAAAACCAAGTGTCACATCACCTTGGTTACATCTGGCCTCTGAAAGACAAGATTTAACTATGTGTTTTTGCTAGTAATGCTTAGTACGCACATTACAGATCAGCTAATACCCATGCACAGATCATTCATTTTCTTATTATCATCAGACGGACTAGAAGTAGTATCTCATATGCCAAGTAGTCTAATTATTTGGGACTACTTGAACTATTTTTTGCGAGAAATGATCAAATTCAAacataaaaataggacaaaacatccaaaataaTCTTCAAAACCATAAATCCATAAACATCTTCAACTAATTTCAGTGAAATATGAAAGGCTAAATATATATGTCTCACCTTCAGCGGAGGGGTTTCCCAGGATCTTGTTCACCTCCTTGTTGGTGGGGTTCTGTCCCAGAGCGCGCATGATGTCAGCGATCTGGTTGTAAGCCACCTTGTTGTCACCCACCCTGTCAAACAGACCAAAGGCCTCCCTGTAGTCTGCAGAGTGGAGGGAGAAGAAGATATTAATGTTTTCATATTCATGAACTGGCTTGTGTTTGTAAGTTGAAtgcctcagctgcactttgtgatgtcatcattttgtgtgatagaatattttaataatattgcATAAGGGACTTTAAATTATTCagcaaataaaatgcatttggaattcatttcatgtgttttgttttatattaaataCACATCATTATCTTAtatgtaaaatgcttttttccccacagtatGAAACAGTGGCTAAGTATAGTCGTGGCTATAGCGAGCCTGCCAGCAGGTGGAGGCAGCTCCTCTACAATCTAACAAGGGAAGAATACAACAAGGGCAAGACGTCTCTATAGGTTGTGGTATTATGGACTGGCTCATGCCGAGCTCTGTCACCACTCATACTATTTCTATCGCAgctgtctcttctctctctccctctctctccgcAGCGCTATGGGCTCTTTTAAAAGACCACCTTGGAATTGATAAACATAGCTGAGAATATGAGCCCCCTCCTTTTAAAGGCAAGGGCCCCTCTGTGGGTGTGCTGAGTAGAAGAAGGGAATGCTGACTGCAGCGTAACAAGCAGCCGACCAGACGACAGGTCTGGTCAGGTGGCGCCCCGTCCAGGGTCAGCTGGGACCGATAGCACACAGGTTTTTCCTCCTATCAAACACTACACTATCATTAAACACCTTTAAGGGATCCTTCTCAGTGAAATGAGCTGCTGAATTTTTTCCTCTCAACAAATGGTTTCTCAATAAAAATGTCACTTAATATCAGGACAAAGGGATTTAATGAAGCCTTCTCCAGTTCTGGATAACATGTGATATGATGTGAGTGCTTTTTAACTTGAAACCAGCTAATTTACTGTGTTTAATTTACCTGCTCTGGTTGAATGCGACAATTAGCACAATcagcttgtgtttgtttggaatGAAAGCCTGCAGATGTTTAGCTGTGGATGCACAATACACCACTTTTATTTGCACTTTGACTCACAGAATGTG
Encoded here:
- the myl1 gene encoding myosin light chain 1, skeletal muscle isoform translates to MAPKKDPKAPAKKAEPAAAPAPAPAPEPAPAPKAPAIDLSAVKVEFSADQIDDYREAFGLFDRVGDNKVAYNQIADIMRALGQNPTNKEVNKILGNPSAEEMANKRVEFEAFLPMLQTIINSPNKAGYEDYVEGLRVFDKEGNGTVMGAELRIVLSTLGEKMTEAEIDALMAGQEDENGCVNYEAFVKHIMSV